GaaacattttatatgtatatatgaaaCATTGATGAAACATTTAGTTTATCGAATTTCAAATATTGttgtaaattatatttaaacATTAAATTGGTTTTGTTTAAGCACGTCATATTTTGATCACCGAGAACGAcgaatttataataatttaaaaaaatataaaaaattgtgtttagATGAAAAATGATTTGAAATTCAGGTGATCCTTTCCTCACATTTATATTGCACAAAGAGGCGAAAACCATAACCATAAGCTTGGCATTCCGGGAGCTTTTTAGTAGTACCTCATAGATAAGCTATGCAAACTCTTCTTCTGCCGGCAGCTCGCACCGGCCTAGCACCACCACCTCCGTCCATCAAGGCGGCGGTATCATGTAATTTCTCCCGTCATTTTCTCCGATTCAACACCTCCCCCTTTCCTCATTCATCTCTTTCTTCTTTGAAGTTTCTCCAGAGTTTATCCCCACCTTACACAATTCTCAATAATCACAGTGCCAAAACCCTAGCTTCTGCTCCCACTCCCACTGCTGCTGCCTATACTTCTCCAAGTGATGAATCTGAAAAAGCCAAACTCGCTCAGGTCTCTCTCTTTCCGTTTCTATGTGTTACTCTGAGaaatgcaattttttttgtttaatgtgGATTAGAGTTGTGCGACTATGGAATTTCCGGGTTGATAGTTTTCAGTTTCGAGTGATATGATCTGAATCTAGGGTTTAGGGGTTTCCCCCTTCAGTCGCACACTTGTAATTATTGCTATTTGACAATTGCAACCTAAAATTTcatcttatttttatttggacTGAATTAGATCTTTAATTTATCAGCTTTTAAGAACATTGCACGTTtcttattaaaaaatgaaaacatttaGCATAACAATTCCCTGAAATAGAAAATGCCTGTTTGAAATGCCTGTTTCAGGTTTCGAAGAGATTAGAGAAAACTTCAAGGTACTTCAAGAGATTGGGAAGCTTTGGATTTTGGGGGCAACTGGTTTGCACAGTTGTGGCAGCTGTTATCCTTTCATTTTCTGTTGTCATTACTGGGAAAATCACATCACCTCCTACCTTTTATGCAACTGCTGGTGGTATTGCTGCTGCCTTCATTTCTGTGTTTTGGTCATTTGGGTATATTCGATTATCTGATAGACTTCGGAGGACAGCCACTGATCCTTCAAAGGTAATGATTAACAAATGTTTAGTATATTAGTAGCACTCCAATGTTTTTCGTAATGTATTTTTGTTAGCACCAAGCTTTTTATGTATTCAGATCACTGCTTTCGTATTAAGTCTTAATAAATGGTGGAACCACCACTATCTTAACTCTGTTGGTTTGGAAGATGTGGTATATGGTAAATAGGGCAGATAATTATAAGAAAAATGATTATTTACTGTAAAATCTCTCGGGCTGAGTGGGGTAGAGCCGTAGAGACTTGAGAATCATATGTTCCTTTATTGTAAAATCGCTCAGTGAAACACACAGATACGCCATTGTGAGGAATACAGGCCCATGATAAAATAGGAGATAGACCAAGAATAGGCCCGTAGGGGCAGAAGAAGCTTATAAGACGTACTTACACAACCAGACTTTCTAACAAGGTGAAttgccttttttttctttaagtagTGGATGTTGGTGAGTGTTTTCATGTCCTTGGAGTATTTCACCACGCCCACTAATACGGAGCGTAAATTGAGGCAGAGCTAAGTAATTTACATGTATTCTGGGCATTCTGTTAATTGTGTTTGATTGCAAACTGAAAATTCAATCACTAAAACGCACCTAGTACTTGCCCACTTAAGTTGTCATGCACTGATATAATAAGTGTATAGTTGAGGAAATATCTCATTACATTTGTACAAGCACTGTATCTTGAATGCAAGTTCTGTCCTGTTATGATTATTTGACACACGTCATTTGCTTTCAGGCACCTCCTCGTGCTGATGTTGTGAGAAGTCTGCAAAACGGCATAGGCATAAATGTCTTGGGCATAGGTGCTGCTATACTTGGCATGCAAGCGACAGTAGGCCTGTTGGTTGCTAAAGCTCTTACCACTTCAGCTACTCCTTATTATCAGGGTATTGCCCCTGGGAACAGCCCTGTTCTTGCCTTGGATGTGTTCTTGGTGCAGGTATCCTTTGTAACTAACTCCATATTTTCACTTTACCCCTCTCCTCTACTTGGTGTTCTTCATTTGGATCTGTTTTAGCATTCTTAATTAGTGTGAAAGTTCTCAATCATAGTAGCTTCTTTCCAGTTATATAACCATGTTTTGTGCTCTATTTGTAGGCATCTGCAAACACCATAATGTCACATTTTATCGGACTAGTATGCTCGCTGGAGCTATTGCGCTCTGTCACCTTGCCATCTTCAGAAACTGTTCTCATCCCAAAGATCGCCTAACTTGGATCAACTGTTGGGTGAAAAGGCACATGGAAACGAGCTTTCCGCAATCAATTGGCTGCTTAAACTTAGAAAAGAGGTTGTTAATGACTATATTCGTGTATTTGCGGACTCTTTGAATGCGATTTATGTTTTTTATCGCAGAGTTTCAAAAATAAAGTCGTCAGCGAGTATTGCAATTATTAACCAAGCCAACTAATCATAATTTATGTTTGGTAAATATCTCAAATTAAGTATCCAGTCCAGTAATTCACTACAAGGTGGAGCTGATCACAAGTCAGTCAAACTAAAAGAATAGCCAATATCCCATTTGATTGCAATGATAATGACCTAAACCACATACAAGTTGATTTTCCTCATTCAAGTTCAAACAGATTCAAGTTTAGTCAACTAGACAGCGAATTTTGAACGACTGGTCGATCTTCACCATGTCCGGCTTCTTTATCTAACACTTTAATGCCAATTATGCCATCATACACAAACCAGAGATTGAGAATACGAGAACAAGACAGCAGTTCAATCGCCTCTTAAGCTTCCTTGTAGTCTGAGTCTCCACCTTCATCTGAAGATTGTTCCTTCTGATGCTCGTCACCACCAGCATCCGTTTTGCATTTTTTGTCTTTCTTCTTCAGCTTTTTCTTCAGACGTTTCAAGCGTTTTTTGGCTGTACGCTCCTCCGCAGCTTTTAATCTTTCCTCCCTTCTCTGGGCGAATTCGGTTATCTGTTTCCTTTTCTGGAAGTCTGCATCCATTCTTGCAAGCCGATCTTGTTCTTTCCGTCTCATTTGACGATACTGTCACCATTAATAGCCCATGAAAAGTTAGTAAAACTTCCATACAAAG
This sequence is a window from Salvia splendens isolate huo1 chromosome 5, SspV2, whole genome shotgun sequence. Protein-coding genes within it:
- the LOC121805618 gene encoding protein TIC 21, chloroplastic-like, producing the protein MQTLLLPAARTGLAPPPPSIKAAVSCNFSRHFLRFNTSPFPHSSLSSLKFLQSLSPPYTILNNHSAKTLASAPTPTAAAYTSPSDESEKAKLAQVSKRLEKTSRYFKRLGSFGFWGQLVCTVVAAVILSFSVVITGKITSPPTFYATAGGIAAAFISVFWSFGYIRLSDRLRRTATDPSKAPPRADVVRSLQNGIGINVLGIGAAILGMQATVGLLVAKALTTSATPYYQGIAPGNSPVLALDVFLVQASANTIMSHFIGLVCSLELLRSVTLPSSETVLIPKIA
- the LOC121805619 gene encoding PRKR-interacting protein 1-like encodes the protein MTSSGRPTSATAGDLQMVVAADRAPATLPPRPLPSSSSALVEYTPPAANPEDEDLEVKLRRIIECVPVRVSNTSGSSAGSGSGDFHQYRQMRRKEQDRLARMDADFQKRKQITEFAQRREERLKAAEERTAKKRLKRLKKKLKKKDKKCKTDAGGDEHQKEQSSDEGGDSDYKEA